One Novosphingobium sp. 9U genomic window, GCACCCGCGGCATGGAAGACCTCCGGCTCTACCGGAAAGACGATGCGGGCACGCCCTTCCCCAGTGACCGACAATGACGAGCGGAACAGCTGGTTGATCGGTGCGGAGGCGTAGAGACCTTCCAGCGCGCGCCAGTGAACCTCGGCGCCCGAAGCCGCCTCAGGCGGCGTCGCGGTCGATGACATTGGAAAGCAGACTGTAGATCACATCGGTGCCCGATGCGGCCACCAGCGCGGCATGCATGCGCTCGTCCCGCATCATGCGCGAGATCGCAGCGAGCGCCTGGAGGTGAGTCGCGCCCGCGCCATCGGGCGAGAGCAAGCCGAAGACCAGATCGACCGGCATGCCGTCGGCAGCATCGAAATCGACCGGGCGATCCAGCCGGATCACGGCCGCTACCGGGCGAGTCAGACCGGGAATGCGCGCATGCGGGATCGCGACGTGGCGACCGAAGCCGGTGCTGCCCAACCGTTCACGCTCGGTGACGCGCTCCAGCACGAGATCGCGGTCAAGCTCGTAGACTTGCGCGAAAACGTCGGCGAGGCGAGCCAGGATACTGGCCTTGTCGTCCCCGCTCGCCATTGTGACGGCCTCGGGCAGAAGAATGAAAAGAGTACTCATTCAATCATCAATCGTGTTCGAGTCAGGCTGGCCATGCAGGACCACCAGACCCCATGATCGCCGGTCCCACCGGAACCGCGAAACCCCCGGCACTGCCGGGGGCCTCGGCCCACTTCTTCAGATCTGAAGAGCGTGACGCCCGCTCAGGGGGTCGAAGAAGGCTCGACCCAGCCGATCGATCCGTCGCCGCGGCGGTAAACCATATTGTGACGGCCAGTGCCAGCATTTTTAAACAGCAACGCCGTGGTGTTGCGCAAGTCGAGCATCATGACGGCATCCGACACGGTCGCTTCGGGTACGTCGACGCGCGTCTCGGCAATGACCAGCGGCGCGTCGGCCTGCTCCTCTTCCTGCTCGGGTTGCTCTTCGAAGATCGTGTAGGCAGCCTCTTCGGTGGCCATGGCGAACGTGCTCTGCTCATGGCGATCGACGAGGCGGCGCTTGTAGCGGCGCAGCTGCTTGTCGATCTTCTCCGCAGCCTGGTCGAAGGCCACGTGTGCGTCCTGCGCGGCCCCGGTGCCCTTGAGCACCAGGTTCTGCATGACATGCATGATGATGTCACAGCGGAAGGCATTGGCCGGCGCCTTGCCGAAGGTCACGTGGCTCGACAGCGCGCGGCTGAAGTACTTCTCCACCATCGTGCTGAGGCGGTCGCTGGCATGGGTTTGCAGCGCCTCGCCCGTGTCGACCTGATGGCCGGAAACGCGAATATCCATGGGCGTTCTCTCCTCTT contains:
- a CDS encoding PTS sugar transporter subunit IIA, which produces MSTLFILLPEAVTMASGDDKASILARLADVFAQVYELDRDLVLERVTERERLGSTGFGRHVAIPHARIPGLTRPVAAVIRLDRPVDFDAADGMPVDLVFGLLSPDGAGATHLQALAAISRMMRDERMHAALVAASGTDVIYSLLSNVIDRDAA
- the hpf gene encoding ribosome hibernation-promoting factor, HPF/YfiA family; translation: MDIRVSGHQVDTGEALQTHASDRLSTMVEKYFSRALSSHVTFGKAPANAFRCDIIMHVMQNLVLKGTGAAQDAHVAFDQAAEKIDKQLRRYKRRLVDRHEQSTFAMATEEAAYTIFEEQPEQEEEQADAPLVIAETRVDVPEATVSDAVMMLDLRNTTALLFKNAGTGRHNMVYRRGDGSIGWVEPSSTP